The Triticum aestivum cultivar Chinese Spring chromosome 7B, IWGSC CS RefSeq v2.1, whole genome shotgun sequence genome window below encodes:
- the LOC123158151 gene encoding BTB/POZ and MATH domain-containing protein 1-like, producing the protein MASTRTNLTDVVRSVQLLRVNGYCMTKTMDSLEGCIKSRWNVYGYDWEIHLYTAGLPGHHSMYFSCIWVKLFFLGEARTRNVKATLGCRLVDPRGKLKPSEEKRRVGTFKNPHDTSSTFSLIETSALEGSGYLRDDSFTVQCTITVLKEIPDPAAISVRDMDVPPSNLHEHLGELLRSGTGADVTFLVAGESFAAHKAILAARSPVLMAGFFGEMKERSSGRAEVKDMEAAAFKATLHFVYTDTVPELADETETVMVMAQHLLAAADRFGLDRLKLICEGRLSGGISVDTAATTLALAEQHSCSLLKAKCLEFIVRTPATLSAVMATDGYQHLEASCPSVLRELLKSARGRKRSY; encoded by the coding sequence ATGGCAAGCACCCGCACGAACCTCACCGACGTTGTCCGCTCGGTACAGCTGCTCAGGGTGAACGGCTACTGCATGACCAAGACCATGGACAGCCTAGAGGGCTGCATCAAATCCAGATGGAACGTCTACGGGTACGACTGGGAGATCCACCTGTATACCGCAGGGTTGCCTGGCCACCATTCCATGTACTTTTCGTGCATATGGGTGAAGCTCTTCTTCCTCGGTGAAGCCCGGACGCGCAACGTGAAGGCTACTCTGGGCTGTCGCCTGGTCGATCCGAGGGGGAAGCTTAAACCATCCGAAGAGAAGAGGCGTGTTGGAACATTCAAGAATCCGCATGACACCTCGTCTACGTTCTCGCTCATTGAAACAAGCGCTCTAGAAGGGTCGGGCTATCTCAGGGATGATTCATTCACAGTGCAGTGCACCATCACCGTGCTGAAGGAAATTCCAGATCCGGCAGCTATCTCGGTTAGAGACATGGATGTGCCGCCCTCCAACTTACACGAGCACCTCGGCGAGCTCCTGAGGAGCGGGACCGGAGCGGACGTCACGTTTCTTGTCGCCGGCGAGTCCTTCGCCGCGCACAAGGCCATACTTGCTGCAAGGTCCCCCGTTCTCATGGCCGGGTTCTTCGGAGAGATGAAAGAGAGGAGCTCTGGACGCGCTGAGGTCAAGGACATGGAGGCAGCGGCCTTCAAGGCCACGCTGCACTTCGTCTACACCGACACGGTGCCTGAACTTGCTGATGAGACGGAGACGGTTATGGTTATGGCTCAGCATCTGCTTGCTGCTGCTGACAGGTTCGGGCTGGACAGGCTCAAGCTGATTTGTGAAGGCAGGCTCTCTGGTGGCATCAGCGTCGACACGGCAGCGACCACTCTGGCTCTAGCGGAGCAGCATAGCTGTTCCTTGCTCAAGGCAAAGTGTTTGGAGTTTATAGTCAGAACTCCGGCAACTCTAAGTGCGGTCATGGCGACGGACGGGTATCAGCACCTAGAGGCAAGCTGCCCCTCGGTGCTGCGCGAGCTTCTCAAGTCCGCCCGTGGCAGAAAGCGTAGCTACTAG